In Mercenaria mercenaria strain notata chromosome 15, MADL_Memer_1, whole genome shotgun sequence, a single genomic region encodes these proteins:
- the LOC123550966 gene encoding GTPase IMAP family member 7-like has product MSHDRERRIVIVGKTGNGKSSLGNNLLEKEAFDCRRSKKAVTTSCAVGTTTDNKKKIVDTPGLFSPTAGNNVAKQALDILVSLNICNNPHAFLLVMRDDCRYTEEELSTADVLEITFGPEFFQHAIVVFTHVENKITDQEFEDELKESNELTSLIKKCGNRVARIENTSADSAHINRIISYVDQVSKEGNVKYLNIYENCHKEVLQKMAKLERFNSKNAHEQVSSLSKKIKRAIEKEEEMKEFRERQQELEKREESVSKREDSVSKREVSVSEREKSVRKRETETKTMREENVKKEMENNMMLREIKVDKKEIDVRKRNIQQEEEEVKESKKIAEKEKENAIKVTESAKKGMMVATVASGVVAGVATAASGGVATPLGWAFAKAGATGVAAVTISSAANWVTQRFT; this is encoded by the coding sequence ATGTCCCACGACCGAGAACGAAGAATTGTAATTGTTGGTAAAACAGGAAATGGAAAAAGTTCCTTAGGGAATAATCTTTTGGAGAAAGAAGCATTCGATTGCAGACGCAGTAAAAAGGCGGTAACAACGTCATGTGCAGTAGGGACCACaacagataataaaaagaaaatcgttGACACCCCTGGTCTGTTTTCTCCAACAGCTGGAAACAACGTTGCTAAACAGGCTTTAGACATATTAGTGTCGTTGAATATTTGCAATAATCCCCATGCGTTTTTACTCGTTATGCGGGACGATTGTAGATACACTGAAGAGGAATTGTCTACAGCAGACGTTCTCGAAATAACTTTCGGACCAGAATTCTTTCAGCATGCAATAGTTGTTTTTACACACGTTGAGAATAAAATAACTGATCAAGAATTTGAAGATGAATTGAAAGAGTCAAACGAATTAACAAGTTTAATCAAGAAATGCGGCAATAGAGTAGCTAGGATTGAAAACACGAGCGCAGACAGTGCTCACATAAACCGAATTATTTCGTATGTGGACCAAGTGTCAAAGGAAGGGaatgtgaaatatttaaacatatacgAAAACTGTCATAAAGAGGttttacaaaaaatggcaaaactCGAAAGATTTAATAGTAAAAACGCACATGAGCAAGTGTCAAGCctttctaaaaaaatcaaacGGGCAATAGAAAAAGAAGAAGAGATGAAAGAATTTAGAGAAAGACAGCAAGAGTTGGAAAAAAGAGAAGAATCCGTTTCAAAACGAGAGGATTCCGTTTCAAAACGGGAAGTATCCGTTTCAGAAAGAGAAAAATCCGTTAGAAAAAgagaaacagaaacaaaaacgaTGAGAGAAGAAAATGTAAAGaaagaaatggaaaataatatGATGCTCAGAGAAATAAAAGTAgacaaaaaagaaattgatgttaGGAAAAGAAATATACAGCAGGAAGAAGAAGAagttaaagaaagtaaaaaaatagCGGAGAAGGAAAAAGAAAACGCTATTAAGGTTACAGAATCGGCTAAAAAGGGAATGATGGTAGCAACTGTTGCATCAGGAGTTGTTGCTGGAGTTGCTACTGCTGCTTCAGGAGGAGTGGCTACCCCTTTAGGCTGGGCATTTGCCAAAGCAGGAGCTACCGGAGTTGCAGCTGTCACCATTAGCAGTGCAGCTAATTGGGTAACTCAAAGATTTACCTAA